From Desulfuromonas soudanensis, the proteins below share one genomic window:
- a CDS encoding tetratricopeptide repeat protein has protein sequence MKIRSVSTALLLALVFVPPVSGAWEDALKGLKENALKGDGRAEEVLAEMYLEGDGVPQDAREARSWAEMAAAQGRPRSQNILAKLYAAGEGGRADLTEAARWWTLAAEQGHVESQYHLGLRYARGEGVEADPRKARQWLEKAAEHGAPAAQYVLGVMFEFGTGIEADLPEAVRWYEEAARAGLAIAQESLGAMYARGKGVPRDPVKAYFWTRLAADQDRTHAKSRLQELSATMTKSQKEEARAEVENWRACRQESSAVCSIEWGAR, from the coding sequence ATGAAAATTCGCTCAGTTTCAACAGCGCTTCTTCTGGCATTGGTTTTCGTCCCTCCCGTCTCCGGAGCATGGGAGGATGCCCTGAAGGGCCTGAAGGAAAATGCGCTGAAGGGGGATGGCCGGGCCGAGGAAGTTCTGGCGGAAATGTACCTGGAAGGCGATGGCGTCCCCCAGGATGCCCGTGAGGCCCGCTCCTGGGCCGAAATGGCTGCGGCGCAGGGACGGCCGAGGTCTCAGAACATCCTGGCAAAACTTTATGCCGCCGGAGAAGGCGGACGCGCCGACCTGACCGAGGCGGCGCGCTGGTGGACTCTGGCTGCAGAGCAGGGACATGTCGAGTCCCAATACCATCTCGGCCTTCGGTATGCCAGGGGCGAAGGAGTGGAGGCGGATCCCCGAAAGGCTCGGCAGTGGCTGGAGAAAGCCGCCGAGCATGGCGCGCCCGCCGCCCAGTATGTACTGGGCGTCATGTTCGAATTCGGGACCGGCATCGAAGCCGATCTGCCGGAAGCGGTCCGCTGGTATGAAGAGGCTGCTCGGGCAGGGCTGGCGATAGCCCAGGAAAGCCTGGGCGCTATGTACGCCCGGGGAAAAGGGGTGCCGCGTGATCCGGTGAAGGCGTACTTCTGGACCCGGTTGGCAGCGGATCAAGACCGGACGCATGCGAAAAGCCGGCTTCAGGAGTTGAGCGCGACGATGACGAAGAGCCAGAAGGAGGAAGCAAGAGCAGAGGTGGAGAATTGGCGGGCGTGCCGCCAGGAGTCGTCCGCCGTCTGCAGCATAGAATGGGGCGCCCGATGA
- a CDS encoding efflux RND transporter permease subunit: MLEKIIEWSIRNKFMVVLITVFMIVAGVYALRNTPLDAIPDLSDVQVIVFTEYPGQAPQVVEDQVTYPLTTQMLAVPYAKVVRGYSFFGFSFVYIIFEDGTDLYWARSRVLEYLNYAAGKLPKGVTPALGPDATGVGWVYEYVLESDKHDLQQLRSLQDWFLRYELTAVDGVSEVASIGGYVKQYQVAVDPDRLLAYHITIPQIRQAIQRSNNDVGGRLVEMAETEFMVRGLGYIKSLKDLEQVVVGTDMRGTPVLLRDLAEIRLGPELRRGLAELDGEGEAVGGVVIMRFGENALKTIENVKKKLEELQAGLPEGVTIKAVYDRSGLIERAVDTLKEKLLEESIVVAVVTALFLFHLPSAFVAIFTLPVAILMAFGIMYAQGINANIMSLGGIAIAIGAMIDAAIIMIENAHKHLERDQGKKPHWEIILASAKEVGPTLFFSLLVITVSFVPVFTLQEQSGRMFKPLAFTKTYAMGAAALLSVTLVPILMGWFIRGKIPREDANPVNRFLIRVYHPVVDFVLKWRKSVLLVALVLMLSIAWPLSKMGSEFMPPLYEGDLLYMPTTLPGISITKAKEVLQQTDRIIRQFPEVHHVFGKIGRAETATDPAPLSMIETTIMLKPEEEWRKVPASRFYSGWPDWTEWVKKPLRWVWSEEKTITVDQLTEEMNNAIQFPGLTNAWTMPIKTRIDMLSTGIKTPVGIKVMGPDLQTLSDLGEEIEALVRTIPGTLSAYSERVVGGNYLDFVIDRAEAARYGLTVGDVQDIIQSAIGGMNVTQTVEGLERYPVNVRYQRDYRNDLPALKRVLIPLKDGSHIPISQVADIEIKKGPPSIKSENARRTAWIYVDLRGIDVGTYVKNAQRAVAEKIKLPAGYSIVWSGQFEYMEKARERFMLVIPLTVLIIFVIIYISTKSLVKTGIVFLAVPFSLVGAFWFMYALDYNTSVAVWVGVIALAGLDAETGVVMLLYLDLAHKLWGDNGRMLNRGDLRQAIHHGAVKRIRPKVMTIGVIIAGLLPIMWSHGAGADVMKRIAAPMVGGVVTSGVMELMVYPVIFYLWRGRKLDKALAPTSEEEIEEG, translated from the coding sequence ATGCTTGAAAAAATAATAGAATGGTCGATTCGCAACAAATTCATGGTGGTCCTCATCACGGTCTTCATGATCGTGGCGGGGGTCTACGCCCTGCGCAACACCCCTCTGGACGCCATCCCCGACCTCTCGGACGTGCAGGTCATCGTCTTCACCGAGTATCCCGGCCAGGCGCCGCAGGTGGTGGAGGACCAGGTCACCTATCCGCTGACCACGCAGATGCTGGCTGTCCCCTACGCCAAGGTGGTGCGCGGCTACTCCTTCTTCGGTTTCTCCTTCGTCTACATCATCTTCGAGGACGGCACCGATCTCTACTGGGCCCGCTCCCGTGTCCTCGAATACCTCAACTATGCGGCCGGCAAGCTCCCCAAGGGGGTGACACCGGCCCTGGGCCCGGACGCCACGGGGGTGGGCTGGGTCTACGAGTACGTGCTCGAAAGCGACAAGCACGATCTGCAACAGCTGCGTTCCCTTCAAGACTGGTTCCTGCGCTACGAGCTGACGGCGGTCGACGGCGTCTCCGAGGTCGCCTCCATCGGCGGCTACGTCAAGCAGTACCAGGTGGCCGTCGACCCGGACCGGTTGCTTGCCTACCACATCACCATCCCCCAGATCCGCCAGGCCATCCAGCGCAGCAACAACGACGTCGGCGGCCGGCTCGTCGAGATGGCCGAGACCGAGTTCATGGTCCGCGGCCTCGGTTACATCAAATCCCTTAAGGACCTGGAGCAGGTGGTGGTCGGCACAGACATGCGCGGCACGCCGGTCCTGCTGCGGGATCTGGCCGAGATCCGGCTCGGACCCGAACTGCGCCGCGGCCTGGCCGAGCTCGACGGGGAAGGGGAGGCGGTCGGCGGCGTCGTCATCATGCGCTTCGGCGAGAACGCCCTGAAGACGATCGAGAACGTCAAGAAAAAACTGGAGGAGCTGCAAGCCGGCCTCCCCGAAGGGGTGACGATCAAGGCCGTTTACGACCGTTCGGGGTTGATCGAGCGGGCCGTCGACACCCTGAAGGAGAAGCTCCTCGAGGAGAGCATCGTCGTGGCGGTGGTCACCGCCCTCTTCCTCTTCCACCTGCCGAGCGCCTTCGTCGCCATATTCACCCTGCCGGTGGCGATCCTGATGGCCTTCGGCATCATGTACGCCCAGGGGATCAACGCCAACATCATGAGCCTCGGCGGGATCGCAATCGCCATCGGGGCGATGATCGATGCGGCGATCATCATGATCGAGAACGCCCACAAGCACCTGGAGCGCGACCAGGGGAAAAAACCGCACTGGGAGATCATCCTCGCCTCGGCCAAGGAGGTCGGTCCGACCCTCTTCTTTTCGCTGCTGGTGATCACCGTCTCCTTCGTTCCGGTCTTCACTCTGCAGGAACAATCCGGGCGCATGTTCAAGCCCCTCGCCTTCACCAAGACCTACGCCATGGGGGCGGCGGCGCTGTTGTCGGTCACCCTCGTGCCGATTCTGATGGGTTGGTTCATCCGCGGCAAGATCCCCAGGGAAGACGCCAACCCGGTCAACCGGTTCCTGATCCGCGTCTACCACCCGGTGGTCGATTTCGTCCTGAAGTGGCGCAAAAGCGTCCTGTTGGTGGCTCTGGTGCTGATGCTCTCCATCGCCTGGCCGCTGTCGAAGATGGGAAGCGAGTTCATGCCGCCCCTCTACGAAGGGGACCTCCTCTATATGCCGACCACCCTCCCCGGGATCTCCATCACCAAGGCGAAGGAGGTGCTGCAGCAGACCGACCGGATCATCCGCCAGTTCCCGGAGGTGCACCACGTGTTCGGCAAGATCGGACGGGCCGAGACGGCCACCGACCCTGCGCCGCTCTCGATGATCGAGACGACGATCATGCTCAAACCGGAAGAAGAGTGGCGCAAGGTCCCCGCATCCCGCTTCTACTCCGGCTGGCCGGACTGGACCGAATGGGTGAAAAAGCCGCTGCGCTGGGTCTGGTCGGAGGAGAAGACGATCACGGTGGATCAGCTCACCGAGGAGATGAACAACGCCATCCAGTTTCCCGGACTCACCAACGCCTGGACCATGCCGATCAAGACCCGCATCGACATGCTCTCCACCGGCATCAAGACGCCGGTTGGTATCAAGGTCATGGGTCCGGACCTGCAGACCCTCTCCGATCTCGGCGAGGAGATCGAAGCCCTGGTGCGCACGATCCCCGGCACGCTCTCCGCCTATTCGGAACGCGTGGTCGGCGGCAACTACCTCGATTTCGTCATCGACCGCGCCGAGGCGGCCCGCTACGGCCTGACCGTCGGCGATGTGCAGGACATCATCCAGAGCGCCATCGGCGGCATGAACGTCACCCAGACCGTCGAGGGGCTGGAGCGCTATCCGGTCAACGTCCGCTACCAGCGCGACTATCGCAATGACCTGCCGGCCCTCAAGCGGGTCCTGATTCCCCTCAAGGACGGCAGTCACATCCCGATCTCCCAGGTCGCCGACATCGAAATCAAGAAGGGGCCGCCGTCGATCAAGAGCGAGAACGCCCGGCGCACCGCCTGGATCTACGTCGACCTGCGGGGGATCGACGTCGGCACCTACGTGAAGAACGCCCAGCGGGCGGTGGCCGAGAAGATCAAACTCCCGGCCGGTTACAGCATCGTCTGGAGCGGTCAGTTCGAGTACATGGAGAAGGCCAGGGAGCGGTTCATGCTCGTCATCCCGCTGACCGTCCTGATCATCTTCGTCATCATCTACATCAGCACCAAAAGCCTGGTAAAGACGGGGATCGTCTTCCTGGCCGTGCCGTTCTCCCTGGTCGGGGCCTTCTGGTTCATGTACGCCCTCGACTACAATACCTCGGTGGCCGTCTGGGTCGGGGTGATCGCGCTGGCCGGCCTCGACGCCGAGACAGGGGTGGTCATGCTCCTCTACCTCGACCTGGCGCACAAGCTCTGGGGGGATAACGGCCGTATGCTGAACCGCGGCGACCTCAGGCAGGCGATCCACCACGGCGCCGTCAAACGTATCCGGCCCAAGGTCATGACCATCGGCGTCATTATCGCCGGCCTGCTGCCGATCATGTGGAGCCATGGCGCCGGGGCGGACGTGATGAAAAGGATCGCCGCGCCGATGGTCGGCGGGGTTGTCACCTCCGGGGTCATGGAGCTGATGGTCTACCCCGTCATCTTCTACCTCTGGCGGGGCCGGAAACTGGATAAGGCCCTGGCGCCCACTTCCGAGGAGGAGATCGAGGAAGGGTAG
- a CDS encoding GerMN domain-containing protein, translating to MTTKIRILLLLLAVAFFGATACQKESSVATQGTIKANQAYLNHFGEPPVPEKGECFARVGFYPLKGSTGKVAAMPFFLFRQEDQLPLLLERLAGNEAGYLSRNQLFNPFPPGSSVRLVSQTGGTVDLDISLKESPSAESVAAMAASLTETATQFEGIERVRIAVNGASLPGMPEGGFAHDAGRVESPGLPTLLLVVGAWEKGAQDPEEILADFDRPVKIESFSLMDASGQKIRGDYFTSAFDMAVIIHPENPSAIRKGMTLRAEWRVVDRLGRKGEGAGNFTLERHDHAEGF from the coding sequence ATGACCACAAAAATCCGGATCCTCCTGCTCCTTCTGGCCGTTGCCTTTTTCGGCGCAACCGCCTGCCAGAAAGAATCTTCTGTCGCCACACAAGGCACGATCAAGGCCAATCAGGCGTATCTCAACCACTTCGGAGAGCCGCCGGTCCCCGAGAAGGGGGAATGTTTCGCCCGTGTCGGCTTCTACCCCCTTAAAGGTTCCACCGGGAAGGTGGCGGCCATGCCCTTCTTCCTGTTCAGGCAGGAGGACCAGCTCCCGCTGCTGCTGGAACGACTGGCGGGAAACGAGGCCGGTTACCTTTCCCGAAACCAGCTGTTCAACCCCTTCCCCCCTGGGAGTTCGGTCCGCCTGGTATCCCAGACCGGCGGGACGGTGGATCTGGATATTTCTCTAAAGGAATCTCCATCGGCGGAGAGCGTTGCCGCCATGGCGGCGTCCCTGACCGAAACGGCCACTCAGTTTGAAGGGATCGAGAGGGTGCGGATTGCCGTCAACGGCGCTTCGCTCCCGGGGATGCCCGAAGGTGGATTCGCTCATGACGCCGGGCGGGTCGAATCGCCGGGTCTCCCGACGCTGCTTCTGGTGGTCGGCGCCTGGGAAAAAGGCGCGCAGGATCCGGAGGAGATCCTGGCCGATTTCGACCGGCCGGTGAAAATCGAAAGCTTCAGTCTGATGGACGCCTCCGGGCAGAAGATACGGGGTGACTACTTCACCTCCGCCTTCGACATGGCCGTGATCATCCATCCCGAAAATCCCTCTGCCATCCGGAAAGGGATGACGCTGCGCGCCGAATGGCGGGTGGTGGATCGCCTGGGGCGCAAGGGAGAGGGGGCAGGGAATTTTACCCTGGAACGGCACGACCATGCCGAAGGATTCTGA
- a CDS encoding class I SAM-dependent methyltransferase: protein MKVRDSGMPEEDYWESLFDIPLILNSFAIGTDTGDVVEFGCGYGTFTVPVARRISGLLHALDIEPAMVQKVAERCRHEGLSNVRAEVRDVIEQGTGLRDGSMDLALLFNILHHDQPLVLLREAFRVLKPSGRLAVIHWIHDPATPRGPDLNIRPRPEQCIAWGKEAGFLFLPPERFDLKPYHFGLLFRNPLP, encoded by the coding sequence ATGAAGGTGCGTGACAGCGGCATGCCGGAAGAGGACTACTGGGAGAGCCTCTTTGATATCCCTCTCATCCTGAACAGCTTCGCCATCGGGACCGACACCGGCGACGTGGTCGAGTTCGGCTGCGGCTATGGTACCTTTACCGTTCCCGTGGCGCGCAGGATCAGCGGCCTCCTCCACGCCCTTGACATCGAACCGGCCATGGTCCAAAAGGTGGCCGAAAGGTGCCGCCACGAAGGACTCTCCAATGTCCGGGCCGAGGTGCGCGACGTGATCGAACAGGGGACGGGCCTGCGGGACGGCTCGATGGACCTGGCTCTGCTCTTCAACATCCTGCACCATGACCAGCCGTTGGTCCTGCTTCGGGAGGCGTTCAGGGTGCTCAAACCGAGTGGACGCCTGGCCGTCATCCACTGGATCCACGATCCTGCCACCCCGCGTGGACCCGACCTGAACATTCGGCCCAGACCCGAGCAGTGCATCGCTTGGGGAAAGGAAGCAGGATTCCTATTCCTGCCTCCCGAACGGTTCGACCTGAAGCCGTACCACTTCGGGCTGCTCTTCCGCAACCCGCTTCCCTGA
- a CDS encoding YHS domain-containing protein yields the protein MTEIGDFSEKIAGRLTRQRVENIQKKGSLNEEMQELIKQREAFRVEARRVLTSVVLPRIRAVAHHFNNAVVEESLGEDFRCACHFGHTARFPATVTLTVSIMPGDRYENLVLHHTLEILPEFIDYERHCDHRISPGSRSDDTAGRWVEEKMLRFLDTYLQLETHPIYQKENLVTDPVCGMRLPLAEAAGSIQREGREIFFCSQACRDTYLKEG from the coding sequence ATGACGGAGATCGGGGATTTTTCTGAAAAAATCGCAGGACGGCTGACCAGGCAACGGGTGGAGAACATCCAGAAGAAGGGCAGTCTAAACGAGGAAATGCAGGAACTGATCAAACAGCGGGAGGCTTTCCGGGTAGAGGCCCGCCGGGTGCTGACATCGGTCGTCCTTCCCCGGATCAGGGCGGTGGCTCACCATTTCAACAATGCCGTCGTCGAGGAGTCTTTGGGCGAGGATTTCAGGTGCGCCTGCCACTTCGGCCACACGGCGCGGTTCCCGGCCACGGTGACTCTTACCGTATCCATCATGCCCGGAGATCGTTATGAGAACCTGGTGCTTCATCATACCCTCGAAATCCTTCCCGAGTTCATCGATTACGAGCGGCACTGTGACCACCGGATTTCGCCGGGCTCCCGGTCGGACGATACGGCCGGGCGGTGGGTCGAAGAGAAGATGCTCCGGTTCCTTGACACGTACCTCCAACTGGAGACCCACCCCATCTACCAGAAGGAAAACCTGGTAACCGACCCGGTGTGCGGCATGCGCCTGCCGCTGGCCGAAGCAGCCGGCAGCATCCAGCGCGAGGGGCGTGAAATCTTTTTCTGCTCCCAGGCCTGCCGGGACACCTATCTGAAGGAAGGCTAG